In one Niallia taxi genomic region, the following are encoded:
- a CDS encoding sirohydrochlorin chelatase, whose translation MDAVVYIGHGSLIAEGNNQYINFIEEVKKDMNIPVQEIAFLELASPTIYETMKKVIKAGAKQILVVPNLLFAAAHFKRDIPEELALIKAEFPDVSFYISKPFDLHPKMIDLVIKRIAEKRTDNEGTILIVGRGSSDPEPILKLMEISNNIYQRLESPVYTAFLTAGKPAFAKELYKLQQDYSKIYIMPYLLFTGTLLKRMESAVANSRDEVILCPPLQYDSLLKEVLLERMKEQLMAERTN comes from the coding sequence ATGGATGCAGTTGTATACATTGGACATGGCAGCCTTATAGCTGAAGGAAATAACCAGTATATAAATTTTATCGAAGAAGTAAAAAAGGATATGAACATACCAGTTCAAGAAATTGCGTTTTTAGAACTAGCTTCACCGACAATCTATGAAACAATGAAAAAGGTAATAAAGGCAGGAGCAAAGCAAATTTTAGTCGTACCTAATTTATTATTTGCTGCAGCACATTTTAAAAGAGATATTCCTGAAGAGTTGGCACTGATAAAAGCGGAATTTCCAGACGTAAGCTTTTATATTTCCAAGCCATTTGATCTTCATCCAAAGATGATAGATTTAGTAATTAAGCGTATAGCAGAAAAACGTACTGACAATGAAGGGACTATTTTAATTGTCGGCAGAGGCAGCAGTGACCCGGAACCAATATTAAAGCTGATGGAAATAAGCAATAATATTTATCAGAGACTGGAATCACCAGTATATACAGCTTTTTTGACTGCGGGGAAGCCGGCATTTGCTAAAGAGCTATATAAACTTCAGCAAGATTACAGCAAAATATATATAATGCCATATTTATTATTTACAGGTACGCTGTTAAAAAGGATGGAAAGCGCAGTTGCCAACAGTCGGGATGAGGTCATTCTTTGTCCGCCATTACAATACGATTCATTGCTGAAGGAAGTATTGTTAGAAAGAATGAAAGAGCAATTAATGGCCGAACGAACTAATTAA
- the cobA gene encoding uroporphyrinogen-III C-methyltransferase: protein MMDTNKGYVAFVGAGPGDIGLITDKGMECLRKADVVLYDRLANPRLLRYTKNECAFIYCGKLPNNHIMRQEKINQTLIAESLKGKYVVRLKGGDPSVFGRVGEEAEAIAAYNIPFEIVPGITSSIAASSYAGIPVTHRDYSTSFTIRTGHKCKKNEELACEPKQEATGETLAYYMGVQGLPTICKQLLAQGYSHDTMAAVIEWGTLGKQRVVEGTLSTIAEKVTAAEIKNPALTIVGDVVKLRSSIAWFEKKPFYQRKLIVAKSSSEESSLERFFTNNGAEAYAFPALKTTPHSYTNEELQLIMDTDRLIFASKEGIDILFSQLFMAGYDIRDFPRQIEYISDKTRLELEKRGLRCARARFDDSSAVLIGDRWLLTSTFSDNQRVFPSHTIEIDTRYHEINERLLTEDNWETVVFPNKRSIDVFLQEWNKYSDRDPKEMSFAAIGQSVEKYALQKGFRRIDEQVQQELDKKEWMRDHEWMQLYTLDMAAL, encoded by the coding sequence ATACAAACAAGGGGTATGTAGCATTTGTTGGAGCTGGACCTGGAGATATTGGATTAATAACGGATAAAGGGATGGAGTGCTTAAGAAAAGCGGATGTTGTATTATACGACCGTCTCGCTAATCCGCGATTACTGCGCTATACCAAAAATGAGTGTGCTTTTATATATTGTGGAAAGCTGCCTAATAACCATATTATGCGACAAGAGAAAATTAATCAGACTTTAATTGCCGAGTCATTAAAGGGCAAATATGTAGTTAGGTTAAAAGGCGGTGATCCGTCTGTTTTTGGAAGAGTTGGCGAAGAAGCAGAAGCGATAGCAGCATATAATATACCGTTTGAAATAGTTCCTGGAATCACATCAAGCATTGCCGCAAGCAGCTATGCAGGTATTCCAGTCACACATCGCGATTATAGTACTAGTTTCACTATTAGAACTGGTCATAAATGTAAAAAAAATGAAGAACTAGCTTGTGAGCCTAAGCAGGAAGCAACAGGAGAAACACTTGCTTATTATATGGGCGTTCAAGGCTTGCCGACAATCTGCAAGCAGTTATTAGCACAAGGGTATTCTCATGACACAATGGCAGCTGTTATTGAATGGGGAACGTTAGGAAAACAGCGGGTGGTTGAAGGCACATTAAGTACAATCGCAGAGAAAGTAACAGCAGCAGAAATTAAGAATCCAGCTTTAACGATAGTTGGAGACGTAGTCAAGCTGCGGTCCTCCATTGCTTGGTTTGAGAAAAAACCGTTTTATCAAAGAAAACTAATTGTTGCCAAAAGCTCATCTGAGGAAAGCTCCTTGGAAAGATTCTTTACAAATAATGGTGCTGAGGCATATGCATTTCCTGCTTTAAAGACAACTCCTCATTCTTATACGAATGAGGAATTACAGCTGATAATGGATACAGACAGATTAATTTTTGCCTCTAAAGAAGGAATAGACATTTTGTTTTCGCAGCTTTTTATGGCGGGATATGATATTCGTGATTTTCCTAGACAGATAGAATATATCTCTGATAAAACCCGACTGGAGCTTGAAAAAAGAGGGCTGCGATGTGCAAGGGCACGCTTTGACGATAGCAGTGCAGTTTTAATTGGCGATAGGTGGCTATTAACAAGTACATTCTCTGATAATCAGCGTGTTTTTCCAAGTCATACTATTGAAATAGATACCCGCTATCATGAGATAAATGAACGATTATTAACAGAGGATAATTGGGAAACAGTTGTCTTTCCAAATAAGCGGTCAATCGATGTCTTTTTGCAAGAATGGAATAAGTACAGCGACAGAGATCCAAAAGAAATGTCATTTGCAGCAATTGGTCAATCTGTAGAAAAATATGCATTGCAAAAGGGATTCAGACGAATAGATGAGCAGGTACAGCAGGAACTAGATAAAAAAGAATGGATGCGTGATCACGAATGGATGCAGTTGTATACATTGGACATGGCAGCCTTATAG
- a CDS encoding amidohydrolase — translation MSSSYWLTNVCLEKGFRYENGVVIGTETENCHLLVENGKIAKIISADTLPDDQLQKKDVDNLLALPSFIEKHVHLDKTILGEKWRAVTPVASIFERFEIEKRVLPSLSTTTKERAKALIEILLQAGSTHIRTHVDIYQEAGLTNFFEIQEALADYEGKLSSEIVAFPQHGLLRNNCADLVREAVRNGASLVGGVDPANVDGNMEKSLQQMMEIAVEGNADIDLHLHDPGKLGLATIKRLAQLTEEAGWQGRVAVSHAFALADMIEGEADEMAQMLSELGISIITSVPIGRTIPPATFLHNKGVQVAVACDNIFDSWSPFGNGDILERASRLAELTGRSTEQKLAETLGFITGGITPLNKNGQQAWPKVGDDASIVFTEASCSAEAIARRSNRPAVMYRGKLVSGGFTKG, via the coding sequence ATGTCTTCATCCTACTGGCTAACGAATGTTTGCTTAGAAAAGGGGTTTCGCTACGAAAATGGCGTGGTTATTGGAACGGAAACGGAAAACTGTCATTTGCTTGTGGAAAATGGCAAAATCGCCAAAATTATTTCTGCTGATACATTGCCTGACGACCAGTTACAAAAAAAAGATGTCGATAACTTATTGGCCTTACCGTCCTTTATAGAAAAGCATGTTCATTTAGATAAGACAATTTTAGGAGAAAAATGGCGGGCAGTAACTCCTGTAGCTAGTATTTTTGAACGATTTGAAATCGAAAAAAGAGTACTTCCCTCACTCTCCACTACAACAAAGGAAAGAGCGAAGGCACTTATTGAAATACTGCTTCAAGCAGGTTCCACACATATTCGCACACATGTAGATATCTATCAAGAAGCTGGGCTCACAAACTTCTTTGAAATCCAAGAAGCACTTGCAGATTATGAAGGAAAATTATCCTCTGAAATTGTTGCTTTTCCCCAGCATGGATTGCTTCGTAATAACTGCGCAGATTTAGTAAGAGAAGCTGTTCGTAACGGTGCTAGTTTAGTAGGAGGTGTCGATCCTGCTAATGTGGATGGAAATATGGAGAAATCATTACAGCAAATGATGGAGATTGCCGTTGAAGGAAATGCTGATATTGACCTGCATTTGCATGATCCAGGCAAGCTTGGACTAGCAACGATAAAAAGGCTCGCACAACTGACAGAAGAGGCTGGCTGGCAAGGAAGAGTGGCTGTCAGCCACGCGTTTGCATTGGCTGACATGATTGAAGGCGAAGCGGATGAAATGGCACAGATGCTATCAGAGCTTGGTATTTCGATTATTACTAGTGTACCGATTGGCAGAACCATTCCTCCCGCCACCTTCCTTCATAACAAAGGAGTACAGGTTGCAGTAGCATGTGACAATATTTTCGACTCATGGTCACCGTTTGGAAATGGAGATATTTTAGAGCGGGCCAGTCGGTTAGCTGAACTTACAGGCAGATCAACAGAACAAAAGCTTGCCGAAACACTTGGGTTTATTACTGGAGGTATTACACCGTTAAATAAAAACGGACAGCAGGCTTGGCCAAAGGTCGGTGATGATGCGAGCATTGTCTTTACAGAAGCAAGCTGCTCTGCCGAAGCAATTGCTAGAAGATCAAACCGCCCTGCCGTTATGTACCGTGGAAAACTAGTATCAGGTGGGTTTACGAAAGGATGA
- a CDS encoding formate/nitrite transporter family protein, which yields MKDVITTFSNTALTKINALNTNKSKYLVGAMLAGFFVGLGIILIFTIGGMLTPANFAGTKIIMGISFGIALSLVIMAGADLFTGNNMVMTIGMLEKKVTWKDTGKVWGFSYLGNFIGSILVALLFSYSGLAVGGVADFITHGAEAKMSAPFIELLIRGILCNILVCLAVWSSVKLKDETAKLIMIFWCLFAFITSGFEHSVANMTLMSIAIIIPHPETVSIGGMFANLLPVTIGNIIGGAVFVGGAYWYNISEKTQAVVKSFKREA from the coding sequence ATGAAGGATGTTATTACAACTTTTAGTAATACTGCATTAACGAAGATTAATGCGCTTAATACGAATAAAAGTAAGTATTTAGTTGGTGCAATGCTTGCTGGCTTTTTTGTTGGCTTAGGGATTATTCTTATTTTTACAATAGGCGGAATGCTCACACCTGCCAATTTTGCAGGTACAAAAATTATTATGGGTATCTCCTTTGGAATTGCGTTGAGCTTAGTAATTATGGCGGGAGCAGACCTTTTCACTGGCAATAATATGGTGATGACGATAGGCATGCTCGAAAAAAAAGTAACGTGGAAGGATACTGGGAAGGTTTGGGGATTTAGCTATTTAGGCAACTTTATAGGCTCCATTCTTGTAGCATTATTATTCAGTTATTCTGGCTTAGCTGTTGGCGGAGTAGCAGACTTTATAACACATGGAGCAGAAGCGAAGATGAGTGCTCCTTTTATAGAGTTGCTTATTCGCGGTATTCTCTGTAACATCTTAGTTTGTTTAGCTGTATGGAGCTCCGTTAAGCTAAAGGATGAAACAGCCAAATTAATTATGATATTTTGGTGTCTCTTTGCATTTATCACTTCTGGATTTGAACACAGTGTTGCAAATATGACTCTAATGTCTATTGCTATAATCATTCCACATCCTGAAACAGTGTCTATTGGTGGAATGTTTGCTAATTTACTTCCAGTGACAATTGGCAATATTATCGGCGGAGCAGTTTTTGTAGGTGGGGCTTATTGGTATAATATTTCTGAAAAGACACAAGCGGTTGTTAAGTCTTTTAAGAGAGAAGCATAA
- a CDS encoding VOC family protein yields the protein MGRLVHFEIHVSDMDRAKKFYGEVFGWTFQDWTEYAGMPYFGAVTGKEEELGINGALMQRQGPAPESTQALNGFACTMGVENYEQSEAKILENGGTVALPKYALPGMAWQGYYKDPEGNIFGIHQPDENAK from the coding sequence ATGGGAAGATTAGTACATTTCGAGATTCATGTTAGTGACATGGATCGGGCAAAGAAGTTTTATGGAGAGGTATTCGGCTGGACATTTCAGGATTGGACGGAATATGCCGGAATGCCTTACTTTGGAGCGGTAACAGGTAAGGAGGAAGAGTTGGGTATAAACGGGGCATTAATGCAGCGGCAAGGCCCAGCTCCTGAGTCTACCCAAGCATTGAATGGATTTGCTTGTACGATGGGAGTAGAAAATTACGAGCAAAGTGAAGCGAAAATATTGGAAAATGGCGGGACTGTCGCATTGCCGAAATATGCTCTGCCTGGAATGGCTTGGCAAGGTTATTATAAGGACCCAGAGGGGAATATTTTTGGGATTCACCAGCCAGATGAAAATGCGAAATAA
- a CDS encoding ankyrin repeat domain-containing protein → MIDSEDPVPDLKKEAKKPMTTQEQEQFFQAVENGNISEITSFIEDGANINSVNQEGRTAAMIATYNNDPESVKLLIENGADVNIQDSMKNNPFLYAGAEGYLEIVKLTIDAGADPMLLNRFGGTALIPASEHGYVDVVKELLEQTEIDVNHVNDLGWTAILEAIVLGDGGKNQQETLRLLISHGADVNIPDSSGVTPLQHAKKLGYKKISDILLDAGAN, encoded by the coding sequence GTGATTGATTCAGAAGACCCAGTGCCTGATCTTAAAAAGGAGGCTAAAAAACCAATGACTACTCAAGAACAAGAGCAGTTTTTTCAAGCAGTCGAGAATGGCAATATCTCTGAAATTACAAGCTTTATAGAAGACGGGGCTAATATAAACAGTGTCAATCAAGAGGGCCGTACTGCAGCAATGATTGCCACTTATAACAATGACCCTGAATCAGTAAAATTGCTAATTGAAAATGGGGCTGATGTTAATATTCAAGATAGTATGAAAAACAACCCCTTTCTGTACGCTGGGGCAGAGGGGTACTTGGAAATCGTGAAGCTGACAATAGATGCCGGTGCAGATCCAATGCTGTTAAATAGATTTGGCGGTACAGCATTAATACCAGCATCTGAGCACGGTTATGTTGATGTAGTTAAAGAGCTTCTCGAACAAACTGAAATTGATGTTAATCATGTCAATGATCTTGGCTGGACAGCTATATTAGAAGCTATTGTGCTGGGGGATGGCGGGAAAAACCAACAGGAAACACTCCGATTATTAATTTCCCATGGTGCAGATGTTAACATCCCTGATTCAAGTGGGGTTACTCCCCTGCAGCACGCAAAGAAGTTAGGGTATAAAAAGATAAGCGATATACTTTTAGATGCAGGCGCAAACTAA
- a CDS encoding AraC family transcriptional regulator, translating to MKPSIEIMPSCTVIYMRQIGPYGPENRRLMEKFKGWLDANNLLEQKSSIFGIAQDNPLLTAPEACRYDVCLIVPQGFITDDKEVKLRGMSGGKYAVFKITHTAEAVQRAWDEVFLVLDALEFKLDKTRPVLERYSMELVGSHYCELCVPVS from the coding sequence ATGAAACCTAGTATAGAGATAATGCCGTCTTGCACAGTCATCTATATGAGACAAATAGGCCCATATGGACCTGAGAATCGACGATTAATGGAGAAATTCAAAGGTTGGCTTGATGCTAACAACCTGCTGGAGCAGAAATCTAGTATTTTCGGTATTGCCCAAGACAATCCCTTACTGACAGCACCGGAGGCTTGCCGATACGACGTTTGCTTAATTGTTCCTCAAGGTTTTATTACAGATGACAAGGAAGTAAAGCTAAGGGGTATGAGCGGAGGGAAATACGCTGTCTTCAAAATAACCCACACAGCAGAAGCTGTTCAAAGGGCATGGGATGAAGTATTTCTAGTATTGGATGCATTGGAGTTTAAGCTTGATAAAACGAGACCTGTGTTGGAGCGGTACAGCATGGAGCTTGTTGGGAGTCATTATTGTGAGCTTTGTGTTCCGGTTAGTTAA
- a CDS encoding amidohydrolase family protein: MTYSSYWLTNVRLETGYQYNNETITGTDTSIFHLLVENGKFARIVPQETVISDDLIKYDAQKSLLLPTFKEMHIHLDKTYYGGPWKAVTPAKSIFDRFAEEKELLPQLLPTAKDRAEKILSLLIGFGSTHVRTHVNIDPVVGLKNLEATLDALQTFSGKISHEIVAFPQHGLLHSGVESLVREALKHGATHVGGVVPHTVDGNIEKSLNTIIEMAVDTNSEIDIHIHDRDHLGLFTMNRLADLTEQARLHNKVTVSHAFGFAGIPEAKAAELAARFTQLGIEVTSTVPIGKLIMPIPLLEEKGVQISLGTDSLTDHWSPFGNGDNLEKAGRLAELYGYADEWSLSQSLKFITGGKTPLDKQGKQVWPVVGDDADMNLVKASCSAEAVARRATREAVFYKGTLLSGSLSH, from the coding sequence ATGACATATTCTTCTTATTGGCTGACAAACGTCCGTTTAGAAACCGGATATCAGTACAACAATGAAACCATTACAGGCACAGACACATCCATTTTCCATCTTCTCGTTGAAAATGGAAAATTCGCCAGAATTGTTCCTCAAGAAACCGTAATTAGTGATGATCTAATAAAATATGATGCACAAAAATCGCTGCTGCTGCCAACCTTTAAAGAAATGCATATTCACCTTGATAAAACCTATTACGGCGGACCATGGAAAGCCGTTACACCAGCGAAAAGCATCTTTGATCGCTTTGCAGAGGAAAAAGAACTGCTGCCTCAATTATTGCCGACTGCCAAAGATAGAGCAGAGAAAATCTTAAGTTTACTGATTGGGTTCGGTTCAACACATGTCCGCACCCACGTTAACATTGATCCTGTGGTAGGACTGAAAAATTTAGAAGCTACACTTGATGCTCTGCAAACATTCTCCGGAAAGATTTCACATGAGATTGTCGCATTCCCGCAGCATGGCTTACTTCATTCTGGGGTAGAGAGCCTTGTTAGAGAAGCCTTAAAACACGGAGCAACACATGTCGGCGGAGTTGTTCCTCATACTGTCGATGGAAATATCGAAAAGTCATTAAATACAATAATCGAAATGGCTGTTGACACTAATTCCGAGATTGATATCCATATCCATGACAGAGATCATTTAGGATTGTTTACGATGAATAGATTGGCAGATTTAACGGAGCAGGCGCGGCTGCATAACAAAGTAACAGTCAGCCATGCGTTTGGCTTTGCTGGTATTCCAGAAGCAAAAGCTGCTGAATTGGCAGCAAGGTTCACTCAGCTTGGAATAGAGGTTACTTCAACGGTCCCTATCGGAAAACTCATCATGCCTATCCCCCTATTGGAGGAAAAAGGTGTTCAAATATCACTAGGTACAGATAGCCTAACTGACCATTGGTCCCCTTTTGGCAACGGTGATAATTTAGAAAAGGCAGGCCGTTTGGCAGAACTTTATGGATATGCTGATGAATGGTCATTATCACAGTCACTTAAGTTTATTACTGGCGGAAAAACACCGTTGGATAAGCAAGGCAAACAAGTATGGCCAGTTGTTGGAGACGATGCTGATATGAATCTTGTTAAGGCGTCATGCAGTGCTGAAGCAGTTGCAAGACGGGCAACTAGAGAGGCTGTTTTTTATAAAGGGACATTATTATCTGGTTCGCTCTCCCATTAA
- a CDS encoding DeoR/GlpR family DNA-binding transcription regulator, translated as MLQDERLEAIFQYLQVNERIDIETICELNHVSKDTARRDLILLEEAKRVIRIRGGAKRAQLHNEVYNFDERAEMALAAKNEIGKLAASLIREGDHLILDASTTVLALTKYLSSQNHNIVTNSMDVANELLGKENIRINLLGGTVSKNHRAIYGSRAIKDIQDYKVNKCFIGTCGISETGLSTSIEEEGLLNREMVRSSDTVIVLVDSTKFNKTFFQKVCGLEDIDIVITEKEVPENMLEILERHNIQVISVIDELKK; from the coding sequence ATGTTACAGGATGAAAGACTTGAGGCAATTTTTCAATATTTACAAGTAAATGAGAGAATTGATATAGAAACAATCTGTGAGCTGAATCATGTATCAAAAGATACAGCGAGAAGAGATTTGATTCTTTTGGAAGAAGCGAAAAGAGTAATTAGAATCAGAGGCGGAGCAAAAAGAGCGCAATTACACAATGAGGTTTATAATTTTGACGAGCGCGCTGAAATGGCGTTAGCAGCAAAAAATGAGATTGGCAAACTGGCAGCGTCCTTAATTCGTGAAGGAGATCATCTCATTTTAGATGCATCAACAACAGTTTTGGCCTTAACAAAATACTTATCAAGCCAGAATCATAATATTGTGACCAATTCAATGGATGTTGCGAATGAATTATTGGGAAAAGAAAATATCCGCATTAATCTGTTAGGCGGGACGGTTTCTAAAAATCATCGCGCCATATATGGTTCACGGGCAATTAAAGATATCCAAGATTATAAAGTAAACAAATGCTTTATTGGAACCTGCGGTATATCTGAAACGGGTCTATCTACGTCCATTGAGGAAGAAGGCCTGCTAAACCGTGAAATGGTAAGAAGTTCTGATACAGTTATTGTCCTTGTAGATTCTACGAAGTTTAATAAAACCTTTTTCCAAAAAGTATGCGGTTTAGAGGACATTGATATCGTTATTACGGAAAAGGAAGTGCCGGAAAATATGCTCGAAATACTAGAAAGGCACAATATCCAAGTAATTTCTGTTATAGATGAGCTCAAAAAGTAA